One region of Helicoverpa zea isolate HzStark_Cry1AcR chromosome 24, ilHelZeax1.1, whole genome shotgun sequence genomic DNA includes:
- the LOC124642456 gene encoding uncharacterized protein LOC124642456, translating to MFVMTRKATAKDMEVKLKLALEKLKTSEELCQQLLRERDDSEEEIQKIISKNSELKSQLAELHIQYMDVLDQRDRLQDFVGSFSECSDAHERALSRIKVLETSLNDAHKSIICFKQTQQQQESDDTHRLFNKRRWQL from the coding sequence ATGTTCGTTATGACAAGGAAGGCCACTGCCAAAGACATGGAGGTGAAACTGAAGTTAGCCCTGGAAAAGCTCAAAACATCCGAAGAGCTCTGTCAACAACTGTTAAGGGAACGTGATGACAGCGAGGAAGaaattcagaaaataattagtaaaaacTCTGAATTGAAGTCTCAACTTGCAGAATTACACATCCAATATATGGATGTGCTGGATCAGCGGGATAGGTTACAGGATTTTGTAGGTTCTTTTAGTGAATGTAGTGATGCTCATGAGAGGGCTTTGAGTCGCATTAAGGTACTGGAGACAAGCTTAAATGATGCTCACAAGTCAATAATATGCTTCAAGCAAACCCAACAACAACAGGAAAGTGATGACACTCACCGCCTTTTCA